One window from the genome of Acinetobacter sp. LoGeW2-3 encodes:
- the upp gene encoding uracil phosphoribosyltransferase, which produces MAIHEIRHPLIRHKLGLLRRADISTKNFRELAQEVTMLLTYEATKDLPVVEHEIDGWNGSVTVDRIAGKKITVVPILRAGIGMLDGFLNLIPSAKVSVLGLERDEETLEARTYYKKLVPDVQNRIAMIIDPMLATGSSLVAAIDVLKASGCKDIRVMVLVAAPEGIKRVEAAHPDVVIFTAAVDDGLNENGYIVPGLGDAGDKIFGSVQKD; this is translated from the coding sequence GTGGCTATCCATGAAATCCGTCATCCTTTAATCCGACATAAACTCGGTTTACTTCGTCGTGCAGACATCAGTACCAAGAACTTCCGTGAGCTGGCTCAAGAAGTGACCATGCTCTTGACTTATGAAGCGACCAAGGATCTTCCTGTTGTTGAGCATGAAATTGACGGTTGGAACGGCTCAGTCACTGTAGACCGTATCGCTGGTAAGAAAATTACCGTTGTGCCAATTCTACGCGCCGGCATTGGTATGCTGGATGGTTTTCTGAACCTGATTCCAAGCGCCAAAGTATCTGTACTGGGTCTTGAGCGTGATGAAGAAACTTTAGAAGCACGTACTTACTATAAAAAACTGGTACCAGATGTACAAAATCGTATTGCGATGATCATTGATCCAATGCTGGCGACGGGTTCTTCTCTGGTGGCTGCAATTGATGTGCTGAAAGCAAGCGGCTGTAAAGACATTCGGGTGATGGTACTGGTTGCTGCACCAGAAGGTATTAAACGTGTTGAAGCAGCACATCCAGACGTGGTGATCTTTACGGCTGCGGTGGACGATGGCTTGAATGAAAATGGTTACATCGTTCCAGGTCTGGGCGATGCGGGCGACAAGATTTTTGGTTCGGTTCAAAAAGACTGA
- a CDS encoding cold shock domain-containing protein — protein sequence MSSEQYQGKVKQYNAEKGFGFISSPEGDVFFHISDFPADSGEPKRNERVKFNVIQNGDKYKAIKIERVADKSKKAKKAKAVAVNTSITTELLSSLKR from the coding sequence ATGAGTTCTGAACAATATCAAGGCAAAGTCAAACAATACAATGCAGAGAAGGGCTTTGGTTTTATTTCATCTCCAGAAGGTGATGTATTTTTCCATATTTCGGATTTTCCTGCAGACTCAGGTGAGCCGAAGCGTAATGAGCGGGTAAAGTTTAACGTGATTCAAAATGGTGATAAGTACAAAGCTATTAAAATTGAACGCGTAGCTGATAAGTCCAAGAAAGCGAAAAAAGCCAAGGCTGTCGCGGTAAATACTTCAATTACCACTGAATTATTGTCTAGCTTAAAACGTTAA
- the gigC gene encoding LysR family transcriptional regulator GigC has translation MRMTLRQLAVFVAVAQEGTVTKASDAVKLTQSAASMALADLEDGLGAPLFDRLGKRLQLNDLGRFLLPQALEILGRCESFEQAAKGELQSIDLRLGATLTISDYLMPDLMADFLKIQPQAHLQLQVGNTRQMIEAVNQFQLDLALIEGSCHLPQLQCIHWRDDELAVCCAPDHPLAQLDRPLTAEDFKSVEWILREEGSGTREVFDNAILQDVPDANIRLTLGHNEAILKIVAGGLGMSCISKLAIEPLREKGQLVILDTPFWSLTRPLFMLVHRQKYQGPGLKAFMKFCEA, from the coding sequence ATGCGCATGACTTTACGCCAGTTGGCTGTTTTTGTAGCAGTTGCTCAAGAAGGCACCGTCACCAAAGCCAGTGATGCAGTCAAACTCACCCAAAGTGCGGCGAGTATGGCTTTAGCAGATTTAGAAGATGGTCTTGGCGCGCCTTTATTCGACCGTCTTGGTAAGCGTTTACAGCTCAATGACTTAGGTCGCTTCCTTCTCCCTCAAGCCCTAGAAATTCTGGGTCGCTGTGAATCTTTCGAGCAAGCCGCCAAAGGTGAACTGCAAAGCATTGACCTGCGTCTCGGTGCAACCCTGACCATTTCTGACTATCTGATGCCAGACCTGATGGCGGATTTCCTGAAAATCCAGCCGCAGGCCCATTTGCAACTTCAGGTGGGTAATACCCGCCAGATGATCGAAGCTGTGAACCAGTTCCAATTGGATCTCGCATTAATTGAAGGTTCATGTCACTTGCCACAGTTGCAATGCATCCATTGGCGTGATGATGAACTTGCTGTTTGCTGTGCCCCAGATCATCCGTTAGCTCAGTTAGACCGCCCATTGACTGCGGAAGATTTTAAATCGGTTGAATGGATTCTTCGTGAAGAAGGTTCAGGTACACGTGAAGTCTTTGATAACGCAATTCTGCAAGATGTTCCGGATGCCAATATCCGTCTGACCCTCGGTCATAACGAAGCAATTCTGAAAATTGTAGCTGGTGGCTTAGGTATGTCGTGTATTTCTAAACTGGCAATTGAACCTTTACGTGAAAAAGGTCAGTTGGTGATTCTTGATACACCCTTCTGGTCTCTAACCCGTCCATTATTTATGCTGGTACACCGTCAGAAGTATCAAGGTCCAGGTTTAAAAGCTTTTATGAAATTCTGTGAAGCCTAA
- a CDS encoding ferredoxin--NADP reductase: MSIEKFSLEKVLSVHRWTNTLFSFTMTRPAHFKFTAGQFARIGLKVGDEIVVRAYSVVSSPFDEVLEFFSIVVPEGKFTSNLQHLKVGDELYLEKIPYGYLTLARYQLPLPQDLWLLGTGTGLAPFLSMLQDFETWNNYTKINLVYSVRSQAELAYVDRIQEIAESFGEGHGGFKFIPIITRDPEAPLHDRLPILIANGELEKAADMQLNPETSHVMLCGNPEMVEDTKEALKARGLTMNRRGEGNIAVENYW, from the coding sequence ATGTCTATTGAAAAATTTAGCTTAGAAAAGGTTTTATCTGTACACCGTTGGACCAATACGCTGTTTAGTTTCACTATGACCAGACCCGCACATTTCAAGTTTACCGCTGGTCAGTTTGCGCGTATTGGCTTGAAAGTGGGTGATGAAATCGTGGTTCGGGCGTATTCAGTGGTGTCATCACCGTTTGATGAAGTCTTAGAATTTTTCTCGATCGTGGTACCAGAAGGTAAATTTACTTCGAATTTACAACATCTTAAAGTAGGTGATGAACTTTACCTGGAAAAGATTCCTTATGGTTATCTGACCCTTGCACGTTATCAATTGCCTTTGCCACAAGATTTATGGCTACTTGGAACCGGCACCGGTTTGGCACCATTTTTATCCATGCTACAGGACTTTGAAACCTGGAATAACTATACAAAAATTAATCTGGTTTATAGTGTGCGTAGTCAAGCTGAACTGGCTTATGTAGATCGGATTCAGGAAATTGCTGAAAGCTTTGGAGAAGGGCATGGTGGCTTTAAATTTATTCCAATTATTACCCGCGATCCTGAAGCACCACTACATGACCGTTTACCGATTCTGATTGCCAATGGTGAGCTGGAGAAAGCAGCAGATATGCAGCTTAATCCCGAAACCAGCCATGTGATGTTGTGTGGTAACCCGGAAATGGTTGAAGATACCAAAGAAGCGTTGAAAGCACGTGGCCTGACTATGAACCGCCGTGGTGAAGGGAATATTGCGGTGGAGAATTATTGGTAG
- a CDS encoding amino acid ABC transporter ATP-binding protein: MIDLQHVSKWYKDFQVLTDCTTQIRQGEVVVVCGPSGSGKSTLIKTVNGLEPVQQGTILVDGIKINDPKTNLNKLRSRVGMVFQHFELFPHLSITENLTIAQIKVLGRSETEAQQKGLAYLDRVGLSAQANKFPAQLSGGQQQRVAIARALSMDPIAMLFDEPTSALDPEMINEVLDVMVGLAKEGMTMMCVTHEMGFARQVANRVIFMDQGKIVEDCSKDDFFNTPRGERAQQFLNKILH; encoded by the coding sequence ATGATTGACCTCCAGCATGTCAGTAAATGGTACAAGGATTTTCAGGTATTGACTGACTGCACCACCCAGATCCGCCAAGGTGAAGTCGTGGTGGTTTGTGGTCCTTCGGGTTCAGGAAAATCAACCCTGATTAAAACCGTCAATGGTCTGGAACCGGTTCAGCAAGGTACTATTTTGGTTGATGGAATTAAAATTAATGATCCAAAAACCAATTTAAATAAATTACGTAGTCGTGTCGGTATGGTGTTTCAGCATTTTGAGCTGTTTCCACATCTGAGCATTACCGAAAACCTGACCATTGCCCAAATCAAAGTATTAGGCCGTTCTGAAACCGAAGCCCAACAGAAAGGTCTTGCCTATCTGGATCGGGTCGGTTTAAGTGCACAGGCCAATAAATTCCCGGCACAACTTTCTGGTGGACAACAGCAACGTGTTGCAATAGCCCGTGCATTGAGTATGGATCCGATTGCAATGCTGTTTGATGAGCCGACTTCAGCACTCGATCCTGAAATGATTAATGAAGTACTCGATGTGATGGTCGGACTGGCCAAAGAAGGCATGACCATGATGTGCGTCACCCATGAAATGGGCTTTGCCCGACAGGTCGCCAATCGCGTGATCTTTATGGATCAGGGAAAAATTGTGGAAGATTGCAGTAAAGATGATTTCTTCAATACACCGCGTGGTGAGCGTGCGCAGCAATTCCTGAATAAGATTCTGCACTAA
- a CDS encoding ABC transporter permease subunit (The N-terminal region of this protein, as described by TIGR01726, is a three transmembrane segment that identifies a subfamily of ABC transporter permease subunits, which specificities that include histidine, arginine, glutamine, glutamate, L-cystine (sic), the opines (in Agrobacterium) octopine and nopaline, etc.) has protein sequence MEWFTAFFQDLQLSAPALWHGLSITLKVLCFATIGGVLIGTLLALMRLSSIRVFNWIAKGYVNLFRSIPLLLVLMWFYFAVPFIYTGVTGKYLTMDTALVSSIVAFMLFEAAYFSEIVRAGIQSIPKGQTDAGYALGMSYGQSMRLIVLPQAFRKMTPLLLQQTIILFQDSTMVYAIGLLDFFRTNYVRGDLMSLLTQYILFAGLVYFTISLIATYIVKKLQQRLSI, from the coding sequence ATGGAATGGTTCACTGCTTTTTTTCAGGATTTACAGTTATCCGCACCTGCCTTGTGGCATGGTCTGAGTATCACCTTAAAAGTCTTATGTTTTGCCACTATTGGCGGGGTCTTGATTGGCACATTACTGGCTTTAATGCGACTGTCTTCAATTCGGGTGTTTAACTGGATTGCCAAGGGTTATGTAAATCTGTTTCGTTCGATTCCCTTGCTGCTGGTGCTGATGTGGTTTTACTTCGCTGTACCTTTTATCTATACCGGAGTGACTGGAAAATACCTGACCATGGATACGGCACTGGTGTCCAGTATTGTGGCCTTTATGCTGTTTGAGGCTGCCTATTTTTCTGAAATTGTCCGAGCCGGGATTCAGTCCATTCCCAAGGGACAAACGGATGCAGGCTATGCCTTGGGCATGAGCTATGGGCAATCCATGCGGCTGATTGTATTGCCCCAGGCTTTTCGCAAGATGACACCGCTGTTATTACAACAGACCATTATTTTGTTTCAGGATTCCACCATGGTCTATGCGATTGGCCTGTTGGACTTTTTCCGGACCAATTATGTGCGTGGAGATCTGATGTCTCTACTCACCCAATATATTCTTTTTGCCGGTCTGGTCTATTTCACTATTAGTTTGATCGCCACATATATCGTGAAAAAATTACAGCAGAGGTTAAGTATATGA
- a CDS encoding amino acid ABC transporter permease encodes MNYSWNWGVLLQPTGIGDTTYLNWIMTGIGWLAVIAIVAWSIAMLLGSLLGIMRTLPSPTARAIGTTYVTVFRNVPLLIQLFIWFYVVPNFLPNSIQSWWINDFGANTTALISASIGLGLFTAARVCEQVRTGIEAIPPGQVNAGYAMGFSTTQLYRYVILPQSFRMILPPLSSELTNCVKNTSVASLVGVAEIISQMKTISEYTQNTIEVYTYVTLIFILINVYLIGLMNFLERRFQVPGLIAGTE; translated from the coding sequence ATGAATTACAGCTGGAATTGGGGTGTCTTATTACAACCGACCGGGATTGGTGATACAACCTATCTTAACTGGATCATGACGGGCATCGGCTGGTTAGCGGTGATTGCGATTGTGGCCTGGTCGATCGCCATGCTCCTGGGGAGTCTGTTGGGCATTATGCGAACCTTGCCTAGTCCCACTGCTCGGGCGATTGGGACTACCTATGTCACTGTTTTCCGCAATGTGCCTTTACTGATCCAGTTATTTATCTGGTTTTATGTAGTTCCCAACTTTCTGCCGAACAGTATTCAAAGCTGGTGGATTAATGATTTTGGCGCAAATACCACGGCGTTGATTTCAGCCAGTATCGGTTTGGGACTGTTTACTGCAGCACGGGTTTGTGAACAGGTGCGTACCGGGATTGAAGCCATTCCACCCGGGCAGGTCAATGCCGGCTATGCCATGGGTTTTAGTACCACACAATTATATCGCTATGTGATTTTACCGCAGTCTTTCCGCATGATCTTGCCACCGCTCAGTTCTGAACTGACCAACTGCGTCAAGAATACTTCGGTAGCCTCACTGGTTGGCGTTGCGGAAATTATTTCCCAGATGAAGACCATTAGTGAATATACGCAAAATACCATTGAGGTCTATACCTACGTCACGCTGATTTTTATCTTGATTAATGTCTACCTGATTGGCTTGATGAACTTTCTGGAAAGACGCTTCCAGGTACCTGGTCTGATTGCGGGGACAGAATAA